A genome region from Ottowia testudinis includes the following:
- a CDS encoding YjgN family protein, which produces MNHANQPLTPARIKAHRIEFTGSGGEYFRVWIVNVLLSVVTLGLYTPWARRRTAQYFYSHTQVAGSPLEFVAEQKRMVRGFLVFVVLSIAYKLAVETGQQLAAGLLLFGFAALAPFLWAGAMRFRLGATRWRGIRLAFTATWKEVYVASWPVFAIAAIWTAVFFTAAALSPDMPAGIAETPGNVPKLPAPDGTTLALFGLGAVLTLLCVIRLEYNYRRLFIARARIGGQTGHWKPRYRDFVKVWLATAGFFLLCLLLCGLVMAVLTGGSMALLPSLFGRTGGVYGMLLLMVLVFLSTLLLMVLASLPARAYREARMFQLVWNNVGISNIARSKTSLRTGGFIWLRVKNMLLTLITLGFYRPFAVASEYAAKVGSVTLYLKGGTDQLVGELVKQQGAFGDAAADALGLDLIG; this is translated from the coding sequence ATGAACCACGCCAACCAGCCGTTGACGCCCGCGCGCATCAAGGCCCACCGGATCGAATTCACCGGCTCGGGCGGCGAGTATTTCCGCGTCTGGATCGTGAATGTGCTGCTGTCCGTCGTCACGCTGGGGCTGTACACGCCGTGGGCGCGGCGCCGCACGGCGCAGTATTTCTACAGCCACACGCAGGTGGCCGGCAGTCCGCTGGAGTTCGTGGCCGAGCAAAAGCGCATGGTGCGGGGCTTTCTCGTTTTTGTGGTGCTGTCCATCGCCTACAAGCTGGCGGTGGAAACGGGCCAGCAGCTGGCCGCCGGGCTGCTGCTGTTCGGCTTTGCCGCGCTGGCGCCCTTTCTGTGGGCCGGCGCCATGCGCTTTCGGCTGGGCGCCACGCGCTGGCGCGGCATCCGGCTGGCCTTCACGGCAACGTGGAAAGAGGTCTACGTCGCCAGCTGGCCAGTGTTTGCCATCGCGGCGATCTGGACGGCGGTGTTCTTCACCGCGGCAGCGCTGTCGCCCGACATGCCGGCCGGCATCGCCGAGACCCCCGGCAACGTGCCCAAGCTGCCGGCGCCGGATGGCACCACACTGGCACTGTTCGGCCTGGGCGCGGTGTTGACGCTGCTGTGCGTGATCCGGCTCGAATACAACTACCGGCGCCTGTTCATCGCGCGCGCGCGCATCGGCGGGCAGACCGGCCACTGGAAGCCACGCTACCGCGACTTCGTCAAGGTCTGGCTGGCCACCGCGGGCTTCTTCCTGCTGTGCTTGCTGCTCTGCGGGCTGGTGATGGCGGTACTCACGGGCGGCTCGATGGCGCTGCTGCCTTCGCTGTTCGGCCGCACCGGCGGTGTCTACGGCATGCTGCTGCTGATGGTGCTGGTTTTTTTGAGCACGCTGCTGCTCATGGTGTTGGCCAGCCTGCCGGCGCGCGCCTACCGCGAGGCGCGCATGTTCCAGCTGGTGTGGAACAACGTCGGCATCAGCAACATCGCGCGCAGCAAGACCAGTCTGCGCACCGGGGGCTTTATCTGGCTGCGGGTAAAGAACATGCTGCTGACGCTGATCACGCTGGGCTTTTACCGGCCGTTCGCTGTTGCCAGCGAATACGCGGCCAAGGTCGGTTCGGTCACGCTCTATCTCAAGGGCGGCACCGACCAGCTGGTGGGCGAGCTGGTCAAGCAGCAGGGCGCGTTTGGCGATGCGGCGGCCGACGCGCTGGGGCTGGATCTGATCGGATGA
- a CDS encoding tetratricopeptide repeat protein gives MKNTRSRVPVPPLRPRPPAAGSLDVLYSQAVALHRAGRLADAKRIYETLLSRQPDHHGALYLMGTLALQGGGFADACRLLTRALALNPQHPASLANLAMAQSELGRYDDAIQNMERALQINGAIPNGSVNLAGILIQAGRHQDALNLLETLGSEQRNSTDFWTNLGLALDNQPGRKSEATAAFRQAVVLSPNSPKHKKNLAQHLQELGANEEAMALLDQLIVQSPDYAEAYLIKAKALQSLGQTHEAIALCMAASRLKITTPDVLASLSRALTLAGEYQHALRIAHQALELHPDHHPAHVAAGFVLRAMHSPDLALIHLNKALALKPGDDEVLFEKALCLNHLKNYSEAIETLNKIDPEKIDVARTILFNTKQHICDWEDFSKLESQVANDLMTRENIRACFVAITLFDDPAMGLLAAKKQIKDSTGGAHGRPPLAVPEKSEKIRIGYFSADFHEHATMYLISQVLSSHDQAHFDVHLFSYGPIESSPTIDRVKPKIKEFHYVKHLSDQAIADLSRSLRIDIAIDLKGHTTDSRMGIFPYRCAPIQVSYLGYPGTTASEFLDYVIADKIVLPPDQQKNFTEKVVYLPHCYQCNDSERAISSRSYSRHELGLPDEAFVFCCFNNTYKVIPSVFACWMRILSVTPGSVLWLYQSNEQAAENLRGHAAQHGIDPDRLVFAKHADIPEHLARIQAADLFLDTYPCNAHTTASDALWAGVPVLTRAGQSFASRVAASLLSTLELGELITHASGDYEALAIALAREPQRLRAIRDKLVRNRQTSPLFDGQRFARDLEKAYLAMMERAWAGLPPDLIEVSP, from the coding sequence ATGAAAAACACCCGCTCACGCGTGCCGGTGCCGCCGCTGCGGCCCCGTCCGCCCGCCGCAGGCAGCCTGGACGTGCTTTACAGCCAAGCCGTGGCGCTGCACCGCGCCGGACGGCTGGCCGACGCCAAGCGCATCTACGAAACACTGCTTTCAAGGCAGCCCGATCACCACGGTGCCCTGTATCTCATGGGCACCCTTGCCCTGCAGGGCGGCGGGTTTGCCGACGCCTGCCGCCTGCTGACCCGCGCCTTGGCACTCAACCCGCAGCATCCCGCCAGCCTGGCCAACCTGGCCATGGCTCAATCCGAGCTGGGGCGATACGACGATGCGATTCAGAACATGGAGCGCGCGCTGCAAATCAATGGCGCCATCCCCAACGGCAGCGTCAATTTGGCCGGCATCCTCATCCAGGCGGGGCGCCATCAAGACGCCCTGAACCTGCTCGAGACCTTAGGGTCCGAGCAGCGAAATTCCACCGATTTCTGGACCAATCTCGGCTTGGCGCTGGACAACCAGCCCGGCCGAAAATCCGAGGCCACCGCAGCCTTTCGCCAGGCCGTGGTTTTGAGCCCAAACTCGCCCAAGCACAAAAAAAACCTTGCACAACACTTGCAGGAATTGGGCGCCAACGAAGAAGCGATGGCCCTCCTCGACCAACTCATCGTGCAGAGCCCGGATTATGCCGAGGCCTACCTGATCAAGGCCAAGGCGCTGCAGAGCTTGGGCCAAACACACGAAGCCATCGCTTTGTGCATGGCGGCAAGCCGCCTGAAAATCACCACCCCGGACGTGCTGGCCAGTTTGTCTCGCGCTTTGACCTTGGCGGGAGAATATCAACACGCACTGCGCATTGCCCACCAAGCACTCGAGCTGCACCCAGACCATCACCCGGCCCATGTGGCGGCCGGCTTCGTACTGCGCGCCATGCACTCGCCGGATTTGGCGCTTATCCACTTGAACAAGGCACTGGCGCTCAAACCCGGCGATGACGAAGTGCTGTTTGAAAAGGCGCTCTGCCTGAACCATCTTAAAAATTACTCCGAGGCGATTGAAACTCTCAACAAAATAGATCCTGAAAAAATAGATGTCGCGCGAACAATACTTTTCAACACAAAGCAGCACATTTGCGATTGGGAAGATTTCAGCAAACTTGAAAGCCAGGTCGCGAACGACTTGATGACCCGTGAAAACATTCGAGCCTGCTTTGTGGCCATCACGCTGTTTGACGACCCGGCCATGGGCTTGCTGGCCGCCAAGAAGCAAATCAAAGACAGCACCGGGGGCGCTCATGGCCGCCCACCGCTAGCGGTGCCGGAAAAATCAGAGAAAATCCGCATCGGGTACTTTTCCGCGGACTTTCATGAACACGCCACCATGTACTTGATCAGTCAGGTTTTATCCTCTCATGATCAGGCGCATTTCGATGTTCACCTTTTTTCCTACGGCCCCATTGAAAGCAGCCCGACGATCGACCGGGTCAAGCCAAAAATAAAAGAGTTTCATTACGTCAAGCATCTGAGCGACCAAGCCATCGCCGATCTTTCTCGCTCGCTGCGGATCGACATTGCCATAGACTTGAAAGGCCATACGACCGACAGCAGGATGGGAATTTTTCCTTACCGATGCGCCCCTATTCAAGTAAGTTATCTGGGTTATCCCGGCACCACGGCGTCTGAGTTTTTGGATTACGTGATCGCCGACAAAATCGTGTTGCCACCCGACCAGCAGAAAAATTTTACAGAGAAAGTCGTCTACCTGCCGCATTGTTATCAGTGCAACGACAGCGAGCGCGCCATCTCCAGCCGAAGTTACAGCCGTCACGAGTTGGGGCTGCCCGATGAGGCGTTCGTTTTTTGCTGCTTCAACAACACCTACAAGGTTATCCCGAGCGTTTTCGCGTGCTGGATGCGCATTTTGTCGGTCACCCCCGGGAGCGTGCTGTGGCTTTACCAAAGCAACGAACAGGCGGCCGAAAATTTGCGCGGCCACGCAGCACAGCATGGCATTGATCCGGATCGGCTGGTGTTCGCCAAACACGCCGACATCCCAGAGCATCTGGCACGAATCCAGGCCGCCGACCTGTTTCTGGACACTTACCCCTGCAATGCCCACACCACCGCCAGTGATGCGCTTTGGGCTGGCGTGCCGGTGCTGACCCGCGCCGGCCAGTCGTTCGCCAGCCGGGTGGCGGCGAGCCTTCTTTCCACGCTCGAATTGGGCGAGCTGATCACCCACGCCAGTGGCGACTACGAGGCCTTGGCGATCGCGTTGGCGCGTGAGCCGCAGCGGCTGCGCGCCATTCGCGACAAGCTGGTGCGCAACCGCCAAACTTCGCCGCTGTTCGATGGTCAGCGGTTCGCCAGGGATCTTGAAAAAGCCTATCTCGCGATGATGGAAAGAGCCTGGGCAGGCCTGCCTCCCGACCTGATTGAAGTCAGCCCTTAA
- a CDS encoding MBL fold metallo-hydrolase yields the protein MPRPSQLLHPQRDPAPLKPAATVLLLRDTPGGIEVLMTRRSLTASFAPGAYVFPGGGIDDADAQAHAHATRRPTQSDDHLTQAMAAIRESFEELGVLLALHADGSPATADDIAALDRHAPFVSQCAARGLMLAAADVYVLAHWITDRDLPRRFDVPFLVARMPDHQTPVADETEQFEPVWVRPADALARHEAGQFFIIFPTIRTLQRLKDYPSVDAVIAACASEQPLWTSCPRAGWLAGKEARYMEHEPPFGELELVTPDGQLLHTLDWQTEQPVPLLKNVQRLTAPNPGFMTGPGTNSYLVGDPRTGYIAIDPGPADAAHIERLWRAAGGQIKAIVCTHSHADHSPGAKPLQALCNPPPPILGLPSQPTARANSAFTPDRLLQNDELLALAGQASEGEITHTLRVIHTPGHAANHLCLLLQEDGLLFSGDHILNGSTTVIDPPDGDMNAYLDSLDQLDAACAAHGVGFILPAHGHVLGNARAVIAQLKSHRMAREAKVLAVMQADPGGTLDDWVAKAYDDVPPRIWPVAKRSLLAHVERIKTARVCPHP from the coding sequence ATGCCCCGCCCGAGCCAGCTCCTGCACCCGCAGCGCGATCCCGCGCCCCTGAAGCCCGCCGCCACCGTGCTGCTGCTGCGCGACACCCCCGGCGGCATCGAGGTGCTGATGACGCGCCGCTCGCTCACCGCCAGCTTCGCCCCGGGCGCCTACGTGTTTCCCGGTGGCGGCATCGACGACGCCGACGCGCAAGCCCACGCGCACGCCACGCGCCGGCCGACGCAGAGCGATGATCACCTGACGCAGGCGATGGCCGCCATCCGCGAGAGCTTCGAGGAATTGGGCGTGCTGCTGGCCCTCCACGCCGACGGCTCGCCCGCCACCGCCGACGACATCGCCGCGCTCGACCGCCACGCGCCCTTCGTTTCGCAATGCGCCGCGCGCGGCCTGATGCTGGCCGCCGCCGACGTGTACGTGCTGGCGCACTGGATCACCGACCGCGATCTGCCGCGCCGCTTTGACGTGCCCTTTCTCGTCGCCCGCATGCCCGACCATCAGACGCCCGTGGCCGACGAGACCGAGCAGTTCGAGCCCGTGTGGGTGCGCCCGGCCGACGCGCTGGCGCGGCACGAGGCGGGGCAGTTCTTCATCATCTTCCCCACCATCCGCACGCTGCAACGGCTGAAGGATTACCCCAGCGTCGACGCCGTCATCGCCGCCTGCGCCAGCGAACAACCGCTGTGGACCAGCTGCCCGCGCGCCGGCTGGCTGGCCGGCAAGGAAGCGCGCTACATGGAGCACGAGCCGCCCTTTGGCGAGCTGGAACTGGTCACGCCCGACGGCCAGCTGCTGCACACGCTCGACTGGCAGACCGAGCAGCCGGTACCGCTGCTGAAGAACGTGCAGCGCCTCACCGCCCCCAACCCCGGCTTCATGACCGGCCCGGGCACCAACAGCTACCTGGTGGGCGACCCGCGCACCGGCTACATCGCCATCGACCCCGGCCCGGCCGACGCGGCGCACATCGAGCGGTTGTGGCGCGCCGCGGGCGGGCAGATCAAGGCCATCGTCTGCACCCATTCGCACGCCGACCATTCGCCGGGCGCCAAGCCCTTGCAGGCGCTGTGCAACCCGCCGCCGCCGATTTTGGGCCTGCCGTCGCAGCCCACGGCGCGTGCCAACAGCGCCTTCACGCCCGATCGTTTGCTGCAAAATGATGAGCTGCTTGCGCTTGCCGGACAAGCGTCAGAGGGCGAAATCACCCATACCCTGCGCGTCATTCACACGCCCGGCCACGCCGCCAACCACCTGTGCCTGCTGCTGCAGGAAGACGGCCTGCTGTTCAGCGGCGACCACATCCTGAACGGCAGCACCACCGTGATCGATCCGCCCGATGGCGACATGAACGCCTACCTTGATTCGCTGGACCAGCTGGACGCCGCCTGCGCCGCCCACGGCGTGGGCTTCATCCTGCCCGCCCACGGCCACGTGCTGGGCAACGCGCGCGCCGTCATCGCGCAGCTGAAATCGCACCGCATGGCGCGCGAGGCCAAGGTGCTGGCCGTGATGCAGGCCGACCCTGGGGGCACCCTGGACGACTGGGTCGCCAAGGCCTACGACGACGTACCGCCGCGCATCTGGCCGGTGGCCAAGCGCTCGCTGCTGGCGCATGTCGAGCGGATCAAGACCGCTCGGGTTTGCCCGCACCCCTGA
- a CDS encoding amino acid ABC transporter substrate-binding protein, which translates to MKPRVAAPRPHAFPECAGAAGALSSQRSSTGRISMRLHGVRLISSVLALAMLSLAGAAHAQGAVQQSATLKRIAASGEVVLSHGAASIPFSFLEPGSTTPKGYVMDLCQRVVDEIKDVLKRPDLKIRYLAPEKRLDSILQGKADLECMATTNTVERQKTVSFSNHYFVTSSAFGINKAGSVKKLADLNGKRIAVAPGTTNEKLLVRYQEIKQLKFNLVPMKSTPDGVEMLMKGEADAVFSDESAIWGSANKNLQRAEVIGYLPEKLSIEPYGIIYRKDDPEFGKLIDGVLDKIIKSGEINTLYNRWFVDGQRTPYPMTIYMKDNIRRPSKSGQSYFGLM; encoded by the coding sequence TTGAAGCCGCGCGTTGCGGCGCCGAGGCCGCACGCTTTCCCTGAGTGTGCCGGCGCGGCCGGCGCCCTATCATCCCAGCGGTCATCAACCGGGAGAATATCCATGCGGCTTCATGGTGTGCGATTGATTTCTAGTGTGCTGGCCCTGGCTATGCTGTCTTTGGCCGGAGCGGCCCACGCCCAGGGCGCGGTGCAGCAGAGCGCGACGCTCAAGCGCATTGCCGCGTCGGGCGAAGTGGTGCTGTCGCACGGGGCAGCGTCGATACCGTTCTCATTTCTCGAACCCGGCAGTACCACGCCCAAGGGCTACGTGATGGATTTGTGCCAGCGCGTGGTGGACGAGATCAAGGACGTGCTCAAACGCCCCGATCTGAAAATCCGCTACCTGGCGCCTGAAAAACGCTTGGACAGCATTTTGCAAGGCAAGGCCGATCTGGAATGCATGGCCACGACCAATACGGTCGAGCGGCAGAAAACGGTGAGTTTCAGCAATCATTACTTTGTCACCTCGTCTGCGTTTGGCATCAACAAGGCCGGTTCCGTCAAAAAGCTTGCCGACTTGAATGGCAAGCGCATCGCCGTGGCGCCGGGCACCACCAATGAAAAATTGCTCGTCCGTTATCAGGAAATCAAGCAGTTGAAATTCAATCTGGTGCCGATGAAATCCACCCCCGACGGCGTGGAGATGCTGATGAAGGGCGAGGCCGACGCCGTGTTCTCGGACGAAAGCGCCATCTGGGGTTCCGCCAACAAAAACCTGCAGCGCGCCGAGGTGATCGGATATCTGCCCGAAAAACTCTCCATCGAACCCTATGGCATCATCTACCGCAAGGACGACCCCGAGTTTGGCAAGCTGATCGACGGCGTACTCGACAAAATCATCAAATCGGGTGAGATCAACACCTTGTACAACCGCTGGTTCGTGGACGGCCAGCGTACCCCTTACCCGATGACGATTTACATGAAAGACAACATCCGGCGACCGAGCAAATCGGGTCAGTCGTATTTCGGGTTGATGTGA
- a CDS encoding REP-associated tyrosine transposase, whose translation MSRQPRLTVPGYPHHIIQRGNNRQPIFFDAADYQRLLDDLKTHAAAHQLAVHAYVLMSNHLHLLATPQTQDGVSRTMQALGRGYVRYFNRRHGRSGTLWEGRFRSSLIQAERHLLACMAYIDLNPVRAGMVAAPRDYPWSSHGHHIGLRTDPLVAPHPLYWQLGNTPFAREQAYGDLVGAGLSPEQHAALGRAAHTGWALGEADFVAELQQRTARRVSRAQVGRPAIEKNI comes from the coding sequence ATGTCCCGCCAACCCCGCCTCACGGTTCCCGGTTACCCGCACCACATCATCCAGCGTGGCAACAACCGCCAGCCGATTTTTTTCGACGCAGCCGATTACCAGCGGCTGTTGGATGACCTGAAGACGCACGCAGCCGCCCACCAGCTGGCCGTGCACGCTTACGTGCTGATGAGCAATCACCTGCACCTGCTGGCCACGCCGCAGACGCAGGACGGCGTGTCGCGCACCATGCAGGCGTTGGGGCGCGGCTATGTGCGCTATTTCAACCGGCGGCACGGGCGCAGCGGCACGCTGTGGGAAGGGCGCTTTCGCAGCAGCCTGATCCAGGCCGAGCGCCACCTGCTGGCGTGCATGGCCTACATCGACCTCAACCCGGTGCGGGCCGGCATGGTGGCCGCGCCGCGCGACTACCCCTGGTCCAGCCATGGCCACCACATCGGGCTGCGCACCGATCCGCTGGTCGCGCCGCACCCGCTGTACTGGCAGCTGGGCAACACGCCGTTCGCGCGCGAGCAGGCTTATGGCGATCTGGTCGGCGCCGGTTTGTCGCCTGAGCAACACGCGGCCCTGGGCCGTGCCGCGCACACGGGCTGGGCGCTGGGCGAGGCAGATTTTGTCGCCGAACTTCAGCAGCGCACCGCGCGACGCGTCAGCCGTGCGCAGGTCGGCCGGCCTGCGATCGAAAAAAATATCTAG